In Deferribacter autotrophicus, a single genomic region encodes these proteins:
- a CDS encoding response regulator has protein sequence MKKKIMLVDDSVTIHRVIDLSLDDELYEVAKAFSSDEAKQKLLNFSPDVILIDNKLPDIKIDEFVRELKSSYPDTKVVLLVGAFDNFQQEDLEKVGADSYLLKPFNSTALEEVIEKFSIKEEVPAAEVAQQKVEREEDVEELLATVTSEAQKEETEQFEEILGEIETEEEKQEKITEIDTEKEESVEDLFKDLEKEIQAGEELEKPAEGIEDIFSDLEVTEPSVTEEIPKEEVKEQADVDLLSELRELTEEKEAEEQVGEDKVDELFQELEEELTSTEVQTGEGLSEELFEHLESEQAEIPEVKPTTSEELEEKIEAEPSQIDAKVENLLEKELHITEEAPPLGEIDKEIEPSLEETEPETTVEPEAVRLEEEIEKEEIEEKPEEVSLRFDTETLVKTIENSLNNLKTELLKDVKAQISTNIIKSALSEIINEDFIKETLKDVLSKTIEKAVWEIVPELAEKLIIEEIEKLKKGEVE, from the coding sequence TTCTTTGGATGATGAACTGTATGAAGTTGCAAAAGCATTCTCTTCAGATGAAGCAAAGCAGAAACTACTAAACTTTTCTCCAGACGTTATTTTAATTGATAATAAGCTACCTGACATAAAAATTGATGAGTTTGTAAGAGAATTAAAATCATCTTATCCTGATACTAAAGTTGTCTTACTTGTAGGTGCTTTTGATAACTTTCAACAAGAAGACTTAGAAAAAGTTGGTGCCGATTCTTATCTTTTAAAACCATTCAATTCTACCGCATTGGAAGAAGTAATTGAAAAATTTTCAATCAAAGAAGAAGTTCCCGCTGCTGAAGTTGCACAACAAAAGGTAGAAAGGGAAGAAGATGTAGAAGAACTTCTCGCGACTGTAACTTCTGAAGCACAAAAAGAAGAGACAGAACAATTCGAAGAAATTTTAGGAGAAATAGAAACTGAAGAAGAAAAACAAGAAAAAATCACTGAAATTGATACTGAAAAAGAAGAAAGCGTAGAAGATCTTTTCAAAGATCTTGAAAAAGAGATACAAGCAGGCGAAGAATTAGAAAAACCTGCAGAAGGCATCGAAGATATTTTTTCTGATTTAGAAGTAACTGAACCATCTGTCACTGAAGAGATTCCTAAAGAAGAAGTAAAAGAGCAAGCTGATGTTGATTTATTGTCGGAACTTAGAGAATTAACAGAGGAGAAAGAAGCTGAAGAACAAGTAGGTGAAGACAAAGTTGACGAACTCTTCCAGGAGCTTGAAGAAGAGCTAACTTCAACAGAAGTGCAGACTGGAGAAGGATTATCAGAAGAACTTTTTGAACATTTAGAATCTGAACAAGCTGAAATCCCAGAAGTCAAACCAACCACCAGCGAAGAACTTGAAGAAAAAATTGAAGCAGAACCATCTCAGATAGATGCAAAGGTTGAAAACCTTCTTGAAAAAGAATTGCACATAACCGAAGAAGCTCCTCCTTTGGGTGAAATTGATAAAGAAATTGAACCTTCACTGGAAGAAACAGAACCTGAAACTACCGTAGAACCAGAAGCTGTTCGTTTGGAAGAAGAAATTGAAAAAGAAGAAATTGAGGAAAAACCTGAAGAAGTGTCCCTGCGTTTTGATACTGAAACTTTAGTAAAAACAATAGAAAATTCTCTTAACAATTTAAAAACTGAGCTTTTAAAAGATGTAAAAGCTCAAATTTCAACTAATATTATCAAATCAGCACTATCTGAAATAATCAATGAAGATTTTATAAAAGAAACACTTAAAGATGTTTTATCAAAAACTATCGAAAAAGCTGTATGGGAGATTGTCCCAGAACTCGCCGAAAAACTCATTATAGAAGAAATCGAAAAACTAAAAAAAGGTGAAGTTGAATAA
- the purM gene encoding phosphoribosylformylglycinamidine cyclo-ligase, with translation MDKLNYKKSGVNIDEGNLFVKKIKGYVESTFNEHVPDSIGGFAGLFDISFIKNYKKPLLVSGTDGVGTKLKVAFMAGRYDTIGIDLVAMCVNDVIVTGAKPLFFLDYLATGKLDSSKMADVVKGIAEGCKEAETALIGGETAEMPGMYGQNEFDLAGFCVGVVDAEKIIDGKKISENDVVIGIKSNGYHSNGYSLLRKIYFDYLNLKIDDKINDYQTVADILLKPTKIYYQEVKKLLQENIKVKGMAHITGGGFYENIPRILPDNCSVKIFSEKIPELFEYTFIKQNTNIENRELYRVFNMGIGLIVVVAKEEKERLLNILNKDSTIAYEIGFIEKGDKTVKISGVDF, from the coding sequence ATGGATAAGCTCAATTACAAAAAAAGTGGTGTAAATATCGACGAAGGTAATTTATTTGTAAAAAAAATAAAAGGTTATGTAGAATCAACTTTTAATGAACATGTACCTGATTCTATAGGCGGTTTTGCTGGACTTTTCGACATATCCTTCATAAAAAATTATAAAAAACCTCTTTTAGTATCAGGCACAGATGGTGTTGGTACTAAATTAAAAGTAGCTTTTATGGCGGGGAGGTATGATACCATCGGCATTGACCTGGTAGCCATGTGTGTAAATGATGTAATTGTGACAGGGGCTAAGCCCCTGTTTTTTTTGGACTATTTAGCCACAGGGAAACTAGACTCTAGTAAAATGGCTGATGTAGTAAAAGGTATTGCAGAAGGGTGCAAAGAGGCAGAAACTGCGCTAATTGGTGGTGAAACTGCTGAAATGCCAGGGATGTATGGTCAAAATGAATTTGATCTTGCAGGCTTCTGTGTCGGTGTTGTGGATGCAGAAAAAATTATTGATGGAAAAAAAATATCAGAAAATGACGTTGTAATTGGTATAAAATCAAACGGATACCACAGTAATGGTTATTCACTTTTGAGAAAAATATACTTTGATTATTTAAATCTTAAAATCGACGATAAAATTAACGATTATCAAACTGTAGCAGATATTCTTTTAAAACCCACAAAAATATATTACCAAGAAGTAAAAAAACTTTTACAGGAAAATATAAAAGTGAAAGGGATGGCTCACATAACAGGAGGAGGATTCTACGAAAATATCCCGAGAATACTTCCTGATAACTGCTCAGTAAAAATATTTAGCGAAAAAATACCTGAACTTTTTGAATATACTTTTATCAAGCAAAATACAAATATTGAAAACAGAGAGCTTTACAGAGTATTTAATATGGGTATTGGATTGATTGTGGTTGTGGCAAAAGAAGAAAAAGAGCGTTTATTAAATATTTTAAATAAAGATTCTACCATAGCCTACGAAATTGGTTTTATAGAAAAAGGTGACAAAACAGTAAAAATTTCAGGAGTGGACTTTTGA
- the purN gene encoding phosphoribosylglycinamide formyltransferase: MKNIAVLLSGRGSNFKAIYNAIETKKIKNAQISVVISDKSDAPGLKFAKEKGLNAFFVNPKEFSSVEEFDKKIVEVLNSFKIDLVCLAGFMRIITPYFVRTYKNRIINIHPSLLPSFPGLNAQRQALEYGVRFSGCTVHFVDEEVDHGPIILQAVVPVLPNDTVETLSERILKEEHRIYPEAVKLFVEDKLKIVGRKVIVKED; this comes from the coding sequence TTGAAAAACATTGCTGTTCTTTTATCTGGAAGAGGAAGCAACTTTAAAGCTATCTATAACGCTATAGAAACAAAAAAAATCAAAAATGCTCAAATTTCAGTGGTTATAAGCGATAAAAGTGATGCGCCCGGCTTAAAATTTGCTAAGGAAAAAGGGCTCAATGCTTTTTTCGTTAATCCAAAAGAATTCAGTTCAGTAGAAGAGTTTGACAAAAAAATTGTTGAAGTTTTAAACAGCTTTAAAATTGATCTTGTATGTCTTGCTGGTTTTATGAGAATCATTACTCCATATTTTGTAAGAACTTACAAAAACAGAATAATAAATATTCACCCTTCACTACTGCCAAGTTTTCCTGGATTGAATGCACAAAGACAGGCTCTGGAATATGGTGTAAGATTTTCTGGATGTACAGTGCATTTTGTAGACGAAGAGGTAGATCACGGTCCTATAATTTTACAGGCCGTTGTCCCTGTATTACCAAATGATACTGTAGAAACCCTTTCAGAAAGAATTCTTAAAGAAGAACACCGAATATACCCTGAAGCTGTAAAATTGTTTGTGGAAGATAAACTTAAAATTGTTGGGAGAAAAGTCATTGTTAAAGAAGATTAA
- a CDS encoding M16 family metallopeptidase has translation MLKKINITILLIIFFASLSIAGGKIVTLKNGAVLIENKRDYNPTFSLVIMIKGGIFRENHENNGIGNLALNSWEKSSKLLKVVEDLGGAFNTSNLSDFSEISLSIPSKYLDEILPLLQEFLTNIKIDKDIFENEKRITLIKLKAIQDRPDELAIKSFMKATYGSFPYAMDTLGEIETVKKLTINDAENFIKNLLQAKNMVVSIAGFYSEKQKNILTDIISKLPKGEKFQIKCEKSNIENDKIVEKPHPNIKQAKLFMGYTAPDATNEDYVPVKILSEVLGGGMSSIYFNILRKEKGYAYSVGSFYPSKLCNSRFVNYIGLDYKNVKDALATFDEIGKNAEKYINNEKVDKAKNYLTGRILMEAQTNYKNAWYAAFFETLGLGGRFFDNYISSIENTSTEEVIKAAKKYLSGHKTVFILKGEN, from the coding sequence TTGTTAAAGAAGATTAATATAACCATTCTATTAATTATTTTCTTTGCTTCACTTTCAATAGCTGGAGGGAAAATTGTGACACTAAAAAATGGAGCTGTTTTGATAGAAAATAAAAGGGATTACAATCCTACATTCAGCCTTGTTATCATGATAAAAGGTGGAATTTTTAGAGAAAACCATGAAAACAATGGTATTGGAAATTTGGCTTTAAACAGCTGGGAAAAAAGTAGCAAACTTCTGAAAGTTGTAGAAGACCTAGGCGGTGCATTTAATACTTCAAATCTTTCAGATTTTTCTGAGATCTCTTTATCTATACCATCAAAATACCTTGATGAAATATTACCACTATTACAAGAGTTCTTAACAAATATAAAAATAGATAAAGATATTTTCGAAAATGAAAAGAGAATCACATTAATAAAACTCAAAGCTATTCAAGACAGACCTGATGAACTTGCTATAAAATCTTTTATGAAAGCTACTTATGGTAGCTTCCCCTACGCTATGGATACTCTTGGTGAAATAGAAACAGTAAAAAAACTCACCATTAATGATGCAGAAAATTTTATAAAAAATCTATTGCAGGCAAAAAATATGGTGGTCTCCATTGCTGGTTTTTATTCAGAAAAACAAAAAAACATATTAACTGATATTATTTCAAAATTACCCAAAGGAGAAAAATTTCAGATAAAATGCGAAAAAAGCAATATTGAGAATGATAAAATTGTGGAAAAACCTCACCCAAACATTAAACAGGCAAAACTTTTCATGGGCTACACTGCTCCTGATGCTACAAATGAAGATTATGTCCCTGTAAAAATTCTATCAGAAGTTTTAGGAGGAGGGATGAGCTCAATATACTTCAATATTTTACGTAAAGAAAAAGGATATGCATACTCTGTAGGCTCTTTTTATCCATCTAAACTTTGCAATTCACGATTTGTAAATTATATTGGGCTTGATTACAAAAATGTGAAGGATGCACTTGCCACTTTTGATGAAATAGGAAAAAACGCCGAAAAATATATAAATAATGAAAAAGTTGACAAAGCTAAAAACTATCTTACAGGAAGAATCTTAATGGAAGCCCAAACTAATTATAAAAACGCATGGTATGCAGCCTTTTTTGAAACACTCGGACTTGGTGGACGTTTTTTTGATAACTACATCTCTTCTATAGAAAACACATCCACTGAAGAAGTGATAAAAGCTGCAAAAAAATATCTTTCAGGACACAAAACTGTTTTTATACTAAAAGGCGAAAATTAA
- the istA gene encoding IS21 family transposase codes for MLGVEMYYTVQTLLKQGKNISQIARELGIDRKTVRKIRDKVKDGKVEPPKFSRVSVLEAYKEEIIEYLSEGLTAVLIHEKLIRDHDLSVSYSCMKKYVRKLKGPNGIYVPLISPPGEEAQVDFGYIGYLYDSEKSKKVKSWIFCMVLSHSRYKYYEIVRSQDVETFLRCHINAFEYFGGIPKVIKIDNLKSGVLKVNFYEPVIQKEYAAMLEYYGSSPFACKVRYPQEKGKVESGIKYVKNNFFRSIQEKDYYKVKDLLREWQENVCNKRIHGTTRKIPFEQFVEKERSKLLPLPSQRYEVYDISERIVNRYGHITYKYNYYSVPYNYIGTKVNIRCNGNILKIYNEKYEEIAIHKVSKSVGEFITNESHNPKLKTKDYEAKSLGIGTNTFEFYNRLKGEKPHHYHRMMQGIFNLVKSYGEEIVELACKRANEFNSISYLSVKRICETGLYTQKDASSKESVNCGGFSNDLSKYDLLSNQGGYINERDFKKTN; via the coding sequence ATGCTGGGGGTTGAAATGTATTACACAGTCCAAACACTATTAAAGCAGGGCAAAAACATTTCCCAAATAGCCAGGGAATTAGGGATCGACAGGAAGACAGTGAGAAAGATAAGGGATAAAGTGAAAGACGGCAAAGTAGAACCACCTAAATTTTCAAGAGTAAGTGTTTTAGAGGCTTACAAAGAGGAAATAATCGAATATCTTTCAGAAGGTTTAACAGCAGTATTGATCCATGAAAAATTAATAAGAGATCATGACTTATCAGTAAGCTACAGTTGTATGAAAAAATACGTTAGGAAACTAAAGGGCCCAAATGGAATTTATGTCCCTTTAATTTCCCCACCAGGCGAAGAAGCCCAAGTGGACTTCGGCTACATAGGTTATCTTTATGATAGCGAAAAAAGCAAAAAAGTAAAAAGCTGGATATTTTGCATGGTGTTATCTCATAGCAGATATAAATATTATGAGATAGTTAGGAGCCAGGACGTAGAAACATTTTTAAGATGCCACATTAATGCATTTGAATATTTTGGAGGAATACCCAAGGTAATCAAGATAGACAATCTAAAATCTGGAGTATTGAAAGTAAATTTTTATGAACCAGTAATTCAGAAAGAGTATGCAGCAATGCTTGAATATTACGGCAGTAGTCCATTTGCTTGTAAGGTGAGATATCCTCAGGAGAAAGGGAAAGTAGAAAGCGGAATTAAATATGTGAAGAATAATTTTTTCAGATCAATTCAAGAAAAAGATTATTATAAGGTCAAAGATCTTTTAAGGGAATGGCAAGAAAATGTGTGTAACAAGAGAATACATGGCACGACAAGAAAAATTCCTTTTGAACAATTTGTAGAGAAAGAGAGGAGTAAATTGTTGCCTTTACCCTCTCAGAGATACGAGGTTTATGACATATCAGAAAGAATAGTAAACCGCTATGGTCACATTACCTACAAATATAATTACTACTCAGTACCTTACAATTATATAGGCACCAAAGTAAATATTCGCTGCAATGGTAATATATTAAAAATTTACAATGAAAAATATGAAGAGATAGCAATTCACAAGGTATCTAAATCAGTAGGAGAATTCATAACAAATGAATCCCATAATCCGAAATTAAAAACTAAAGATTATGAAGCAAAATCACTCGGGATAGGAACAAATACCTTTGAATTTTATAACAGATTAAAGGGAGAAAAGCCCCATCATTATCACCGTATGATGCAAGGAATTTTCAATTTGGTGAAGAGTTATGGTGAAGAAATAGTGGAATTGGCATGTAAGAGAGCAAATGAGTTTAATTCTATTAGTTATTTGTCAGTAAAGAGGATATGTGAAACTGGTTTATATACTCAAAAAGATGCGTCATCTAAAGAATCGGTTAACTGTGGTGGTTTTTCGAATGATTTAAGCAAATATGATTTATTATCAAACCAAGGGGGTTATATCAATGAAAGAGATTTTAAGAAAACTAACTAA
- the istB gene encoding IS21-like element helper ATPase IstB — protein sequence MKEILRKLTNFKLSGMAKTLASRNQYAIENSLSYLDFLELLLDDESVNRQNNSLKKRFSKSKLDSSKTLSMYDFTYQPELNKQEILDISSCRFIGEKKNIIFMGNPGVGKTHLANAIGLEALKKGYKVLFIHANDMVSKLVSSKGDGSYFSVLKQFLSVDLLIIDEVGFKKIPLNHVDEFFEIIRHRYENNSIIITTNRSFEEWGNIFGDVVLASAIIDRLVHHAHIFRINGESYRIKSLQSMKNTKK from the coding sequence ATGAAAGAGATTTTAAGAAAACTAACTAATTTTAAATTATCCGGAATGGCGAAGACATTAGCAAGCCGAAATCAATATGCAATAGAAAACAGTTTGAGTTACCTGGATTTTCTTGAGTTGTTACTTGATGATGAGTCAGTAAACAGGCAGAATAATTCTCTTAAGAAAAGATTTTCAAAATCTAAGCTGGATTCATCCAAGACATTATCTATGTATGATTTTACTTATCAGCCTGAACTGAATAAGCAAGAAATACTTGATATAAGTAGTTGCAGATTTATAGGAGAGAAGAAGAATATAATATTCATGGGTAATCCAGGAGTAGGCAAAACACATCTTGCAAATGCCATAGGATTAGAAGCTTTAAAGAAGGGATACAAGGTTTTATTTATTCACGCCAATGACATGGTATCAAAATTAGTATCCTCGAAAGGAGATGGTAGTTATTTTAGTGTATTAAAACAGTTTTTAAGTGTGGATTTACTGATAATTGATGAGGTTGGTTTCAAGAAAATACCCTTAAACCATGTTGATGAATTTTTTGAAATAATCAGACATAGATATGAAAATAATTCTATAATCATAACTACTAATAGGTCTTTCGAAGAGTGGGGTAATATATTTGGTGATGTTGTTTTAGCCTCTGCTATCATAGATAGACTCGTACATCATGCTCATATATTTAGAATCAATGGTGAAAGCTATAGAATTAAAAGTTTACAATCTATGAAAAATACTAAAAAGTAA
- a CDS encoding PepSY domain-containing protein: MKKLLILATVVIFGATLAFAHGPGFGRGYGYGMGPGMMGPGYNQGTLPGAGYGMGPGMMGPGYNQGFGYGPGYCMGYGAGFQGNVKQITEDDAKKLVEKILKENFKGYKVKEVEKFRMPMGTMYEVDVVDAAGNKFEFHVNPWGFVMGPFPDNYDTDND, from the coding sequence ATGAAAAAGTTATTGATATTAGCAACTGTTGTAATTTTTGGAGCAACATTGGCTTTTGCTCACGGTCCTGGATTTGGCAGAGGTTATGGTTACGGTATGGGACCTGGAATGATGGGACCAGGCTACAACCAAGGCACTTTACCAGGAGCAGGATACGGAATGGGGCCTGGAATGATGGGGCCAGGTTATAATCAAGGTTTTGGATACGGACCAGGATATTGCATGGGATACGGTGCTGGCTTTCAAGGTAACGTAAAACAAATTACTGAAGATGATGCCAAAAAGTTAGTAGAGAAAATCTTAAAAGAAAACTTTAAAGGTTATAAAGTAAAAGAAGTTGAAAAGTTTAGAATGCCAATGGGAACAATGTATGAGGTTGATGTAGTAGATGCAGCTGGCAACAAATTTGAATTCCATGTAAACCCATGGGGCTTTGTAATGGGACCTTTCCCAGATAATTACGATACAGACAATGATTAA
- a CDS encoding SHOCT domain-containing protein: MMHGFGGGYGFGFLGIFNMIIWLVILIAVIYAVFYLIKGLASNKSIEKSSSYEALNTLKQRYAKGEITKEEFLSMKRDLESWTKE; this comes from the coding sequence ATGATGCATGGATTTGGTGGTGGATACGGATTTGGTTTTTTAGGAATATTTAACATGATTATCTGGTTAGTTATATTAATAGCAGTAATTTATGCAGTGTTTTATCTTATAAAAGGTTTAGCCTCAAATAAAAGCATAGAGAAATCGAGTTCATATGAAGCCTTAAACACATTAAAACAGCGATACGCAAAAGGTGAAATAACCAAAGAGGAGTTTCTCAGCATGAAAAGAGATTTGGAAAGCTGGACTAAGGAGTAG